Proteins from a genomic interval of Kitasatospora herbaricolor:
- a CDS encoding DEAD/DEAH box helicase produces the protein MTSTPQRSEDEELSPAEAYAAFRRRAKQQATALYGFQQLYDFPLDDFQIQACEALEAGEGVLVAAPTGSGKTIVGEFAVHLALQGGRKCFYTTPIKALSNQKYGDLVKRYGAAKVGLLTGDNTVNGDAPVVVMTTEVLRNMLYAGSQTLDGLGYVVMDEVHYLADRFRGAVWEEVIIHLPESVTLVSLSATVSNAEEFGDWLDTVRGGTKVIVSEHRPVPLWQHVMAGNRMYDLFANPDRDGRPKDAPRNPAKLVNPELVRLARSELAANPRGDRFAKGRGRSMPTGRPGRVWTPGRVDVIDRLDSEGLLPAITFIFSRAGCEAAVQQCLSSGLRLNKDSDRARVRAIVEERCADIPDEDLHVLGYFEWLDGLERGIAAHHAGMLPRFKEVVEELFVKGLVKAVFATETLALGINMPARSVVMEKLVKWNGETHADITPGEYTQLTGRAGRRGIDIEGHAVVLWQRGLDPEALAGLAGTRTYPLKSSFRPSYNMAVNLVSQFGRHRSRELLETSFAQFQADRSVVGIAKQVQRNEEGLDGYRESMTCHLGDFDEYMALRRSLKDRENDLAREGSGQRRAAAIESIEQLKPGDVIHVPTGKFAGLALVLDPGLPPVSRSPRTHRHPDYQDGPRPVVLTSERQVKRLAMIDFPHPVTAVDRMKIPKSFNPRSPQSRRDLASALRTKAGHLEPERFRRGRAAAADDPEITRLRTELRQHPCHGCDEREDHARWAERYHRLHRDTDLLERKMRSRTHTIARTFDRVCGLLTDLGYLEGDTVTPDGKRLGRLYGELDLLASECIREGVWKDLAAAELAACASALVYEARQADDAAAPRVPEGNAKEALGRMVRIWGHLDALEEQHRINTAEGVGQREPDLGFAWVAYRWSLGHNLDSVLRDAEMPAGDFVRWTKQLIDVLGQIQDAAGEDAKLRGTARKAVDSLRRGIIAYSSVG, from the coding sequence CCTGGTCGCCGCGCCGACCGGCTCCGGCAAGACCATCGTGGGCGAGTTCGCCGTGCACCTGGCCCTCCAGGGCGGCCGCAAGTGCTTCTACACCACGCCGATCAAGGCCCTGTCCAACCAGAAGTACGGCGACCTGGTCAAGCGCTACGGCGCCGCCAAGGTGGGCCTGCTCACCGGCGACAACACGGTCAACGGTGACGCGCCGGTGGTGGTGATGACCACCGAGGTGCTGCGCAACATGCTCTACGCGGGTTCGCAGACCCTCGACGGCCTGGGCTACGTGGTGATGGACGAGGTCCACTACCTCGCCGACCGCTTCCGCGGCGCCGTCTGGGAAGAGGTGATCATCCACCTGCCCGAGTCGGTCACCCTGGTCTCGCTGTCCGCGACGGTCTCCAACGCCGAGGAGTTCGGCGACTGGCTGGACACCGTGCGCGGCGGCACCAAGGTGATCGTCTCCGAGCACCGCCCGGTGCCGCTCTGGCAGCACGTGATGGCCGGCAACCGGATGTACGACCTCTTCGCCAACCCGGACCGCGACGGCCGCCCCAAGGACGCGCCGCGCAACCCGGCCAAGCTGGTCAACCCCGAGCTGGTCCGCCTCGCCCGCTCCGAGCTGGCCGCGAATCCCCGCGGCGACCGCTTCGCCAAGGGACGCGGCCGGTCCATGCCCACCGGCCGTCCCGGCCGGGTCTGGACCCCGGGCCGGGTGGACGTGATCGACCGCCTCGACTCCGAGGGCCTGCTGCCGGCCATCACCTTCATCTTCAGCCGGGCCGGCTGCGAGGCCGCCGTCCAGCAGTGCCTCAGCTCGGGCCTGCGCCTCAACAAGGACTCCGACCGGGCCCGGGTCCGGGCCATCGTCGAGGAGCGCTGCGCCGACATCCCCGACGAGGACCTGCACGTCCTCGGCTACTTCGAGTGGCTCGACGGGCTGGAGCGCGGCATCGCCGCCCACCACGCCGGCATGCTGCCGCGGTTCAAGGAGGTGGTCGAGGAACTGTTCGTGAAGGGGCTGGTCAAGGCCGTCTTCGCGACCGAGACGCTGGCGCTGGGCATCAACATGCCCGCCCGCTCGGTGGTGATGGAGAAGCTCGTCAAGTGGAACGGCGAGACCCACGCCGACATCACCCCCGGCGAGTACACCCAGCTCACCGGCCGGGCCGGCCGCCGCGGCATCGACATCGAGGGCCACGCCGTGGTGCTCTGGCAGCGCGGGCTGGACCCGGAGGCGCTGGCCGGCCTGGCCGGCACCCGCACCTACCCGCTGAAGTCCTCGTTCCGGCCGTCCTACAACATGGCCGTCAACCTGGTCTCCCAGTTCGGCCGGCACCGCTCGCGCGAGCTGCTGGAGACGTCCTTCGCGCAGTTCCAGGCCGACCGCTCGGTGGTCGGCATCGCCAAGCAGGTCCAGCGCAACGAGGAGGGTCTGGACGGCTACCGCGAGTCGATGACCTGCCACCTCGGCGACTTCGACGAGTACATGGCCCTGCGCCGCTCCCTCAAGGACCGCGAGAACGACCTCGCCCGCGAGGGCAGCGGCCAGCGCCGGGCCGCCGCGATCGAGTCGATCGAGCAGCTGAAGCCGGGCGACGTGATCCACGTGCCGACCGGCAAGTTCGCCGGTCTCGCGCTGGTCCTCGACCCGGGCCTGCCGCCGGTCAGCCGCTCGCCGCGCACCCACCGCCACCCCGACTACCAGGACGGCCCGCGTCCGGTGGTGCTCACCTCCGAGCGGCAGGTCAAGCGGCTCGCGATGATCGACTTCCCGCACCCGGTGACGGCGGTCGACCGGATGAAGATCCCCAAGTCGTTCAACCCGCGCAGCCCGCAGTCCCGCCGGGACCTCGCCTCCGCGCTGCGGACCAAGGCCGGGCACCTGGAGCCGGAGCGGTTCCGCCGCGGCCGGGCGGCCGCCGCCGACGACCCCGAGATCACCCGGCTGCGCACCGAGCTGCGCCAGCACCCCTGCCACGGCTGCGACGAGCGCGAGGACCACGCCCGCTGGGCCGAGCGCTACCACCGCCTGCACCGCGACACCGATCTGCTGGAGCGCAAGATGCGCTCCCGCACCCACACCATCGCCCGCACCTTCGACCGGGTCTGCGGCCTGCTCACCGACCTCGGCTACCTGGAGGGCGACACCGTCACCCCGGACGGCAAGCGCCTCGGCCGGCTCTACGGCGAGCTCGACCTGCTCGCCTCCGAGTGCATCCGCGAGGGCGTCTGGAAGGACCTCGCCGCGGCCGAACTCGCCGCCTGCGCCTCCGCGCTGGTGTACGAGGCCCGGCAGGCCGACGACGCCGCCGCCCCCCGGGTCCCGGAGGGCAACGCCAAGGAGGCCCTCGGCCGGATGGTCCGGATCTGGGGCCACCTGGACGCCCTGGAGGAGCAGCACCGGATCAACACCGCCGAGGGCGTCGGCCAGCGCGAGCCCGACCTCGGCTTCGCCTGGGTCGCCTACCGCTGGTCGCTCGGCCACAACCTGGACTCGGTCCTGCGGGACGCCGAGATGCCGGCCGGCGACTTCGTCCGCTGGACGAAGCAGCTGATCGACGTCCTCGGCCAGATCCAGGACGCGGCCGGCGAGGACGCCAAGCTGCGCGGCACCGCCCGCAAGGCGGTCGACAGCCTGCGTCGCGGCATCATCGCCTACTCCTCGGTGGGCTGA
- a CDS encoding cation diffusion facilitator family transporter produces MAVHEHSHDAHGHDGHGVGSEPHGDHGGAGGHGGHSHGVAADADRRWLLAALTLIVVFMAGEVVVGFAARSLALISDAAHMLTDAASIVLALVAMRLAARPARGGYTYGLKRAEILSAQANGVTLLVLSAWLGYEAVRRLIDPPEVTGSLVLVTALVGIVVNIGATWCMSRANRTSLNVEGAFQHVLTDLYAFVATAVAGVVMLTTGFVQADAIASLVVVALMLRAGIGLVRDSGRIFLEAAPAGIDPDEVADRMVAADLVVEIHDLHIWEITSGQPALSAHILVAPGGDCHAVRRGLQRQLRETYRITHATLQVDHLGEDDDQQLLQITPAGTAVLDDHCGDTHGPVHRSGPHQH; encoded by the coding sequence ATGGCCGTCCACGAGCACAGCCATGACGCCCACGGCCACGACGGCCACGGCGTCGGCTCGGAGCCGCACGGGGACCACGGCGGGGCCGGCGGCCACGGCGGGCACTCGCACGGGGTGGCCGCCGACGCCGACCGCCGCTGGCTGCTGGCCGCGCTGACCCTGATCGTGGTGTTCATGGCGGGCGAGGTGGTGGTCGGCTTCGCCGCCCGCTCGCTGGCGCTGATCTCGGACGCCGCGCACATGCTCACCGACGCCGCCTCGATCGTCCTCGCGCTGGTCGCGATGCGCCTGGCCGCCCGCCCGGCCCGGGGCGGCTACACGTACGGGCTGAAGCGCGCCGAGATCCTGTCCGCCCAGGCCAACGGTGTCACGCTGCTGGTGCTGTCCGCCTGGCTCGGCTACGAGGCGGTGCGCCGGCTGATCGACCCGCCGGAGGTGACCGGTTCGCTGGTGCTGGTGACGGCGCTGGTCGGCATCGTGGTCAACATCGGGGCGACCTGGTGCATGTCCAGGGCCAACCGCACCTCCTTGAACGTCGAGGGCGCCTTCCAGCACGTGCTGACCGACCTGTACGCCTTCGTCGCCACCGCCGTGGCCGGCGTGGTGATGCTGACCACCGGCTTCGTCCAGGCCGACGCGATCGCCTCGCTGGTCGTGGTGGCGCTGATGCTGCGGGCCGGGATCGGACTGGTCCGCGACTCGGGGCGGATCTTCCTGGAGGCGGCGCCGGCCGGCATCGACCCGGACGAGGTGGCGGACCGGATGGTCGCCGCCGACCTGGTGGTGGAGATCCACGACCTGCACATCTGGGAGATCACCTCCGGCCAGCCGGCGCTCTCCGCGCACATCCTGGTCGCGCCGGGCGGCGACTGCCACGCCGTGCGGCGGGGGCTGCAACGGCAGCTGCGCGAGACGTACCGGATCACCCACGCCACCCTCCAGGTCGACCACCTCGGCGAGGACGACGACCAGCAGCTGCTGCAGATCACCCCGGCGGGGACGGCCGTCCTGGACGACCACTGCGGCGACACGCACGGCCCGGTCCACCGCAGCGGCCCGCACCAGCACTGA
- a CDS encoding 5'-3' exonuclease, with protein MLLDSASLYFRAYYGVPDSLKSPAGEPVNAVRGLLDFIARLVQDHRPDQLVACMDADWRPQWRVDLVPSYKTHRLAEAGADGEEEIPDTLAPQVPVIEQVLDALGIARVGSPGYEADDVIGTLTARGTGPVQIVTGDRDLFQLVDDARPVQVLYPVKGMGNLQVTDDELLLEKYGVRGDRYADMAALRGDPSDGLPGVKGIGEKTAAQLINEYGDLAGIRAAAADPFSRLTPARRRNIVEGAPYLDVAPTVVRVATDAPLPDFDPALPREPLDPMTLEELSARWGLGSSLERVLGVLAG; from the coding sequence ATGCTGCTGGACTCCGCCAGCCTGTACTTCCGGGCCTACTACGGCGTGCCGGACTCCCTGAAGTCCCCCGCCGGCGAGCCGGTGAACGCCGTCCGGGGGCTGCTGGACTTCATCGCCAGGCTCGTCCAGGACCACCGCCCCGACCAGCTGGTCGCCTGCATGGACGCCGACTGGCGCCCGCAGTGGCGGGTCGACCTGGTGCCCTCGTACAAGACCCACCGGCTCGCCGAGGCAGGGGCCGACGGCGAGGAGGAGATCCCGGACACCCTGGCGCCGCAGGTGCCGGTGATCGAGCAGGTGCTGGACGCGCTCGGGATCGCCCGGGTCGGTTCGCCCGGCTACGAGGCGGACGACGTGATCGGCACCCTGACCGCCCGGGGCACCGGCCCCGTGCAGATCGTCACCGGTGACCGCGACCTCTTCCAGCTGGTCGACGACGCCCGGCCGGTCCAGGTGCTCTACCCGGTCAAGGGCATGGGCAACCTGCAGGTCACCGACGACGAACTGCTGCTGGAGAAGTACGGCGTGCGCGGCGACCGGTACGCCGACATGGCCGCCCTGCGCGGGGACCCGAGCGACGGCCTGCCGGGCGTGAAGGGCATCGGCGAGAAGACCGCGGCCCAGCTGATCAACGAGTACGGCGACCTGGCCGGCATCCGCGCAGCCGCCGCCGATCCCTTCTCCAGGCTCACCCCGGCCCGCCGCAGGAACATCGTCGAGGGCGCCCCCTACCTCGACGTCGCCCCCACCGTCGTCCGGGTCGCCACCGACGCCCCGCTGCCCGACTTCGACCCGGCCCTGCCCCGCGAGCCGCTGGACCCGATGACCCTGGAAGAGCTGTCCGCCCGCTGGGGCCTCGGCAGTTCGCTGGAGCGGGTGCTCGGCGTGCTGGCGGGCTGA